One Undibacter mobilis genomic region harbors:
- a CDS encoding GNAT family N-acetyltransferase, translated as MSAIVIREIGAAEAERRIAELGAILRDAVDGGASVNFLAGLTQAEAEAFWRGQLAGLADGSRHLLVADDGEKLVGTVVLTLAPQPNQPHRADVGKMLVLSSLRRQGLGCRLLEAVEALARAKGRTLLMLDTTTGSSGDRLYRCRGWVEYGIVPAHALSTLGIPTATSFFYKQM; from the coding sequence ATGAGCGCGATCGTCATTCGTGAAATCGGTGCGGCGGAAGCGGAGCGGCGCATCGCCGAACTCGGAGCCATCCTGCGCGACGCGGTCGACGGCGGCGCCTCGGTGAATTTTCTCGCCGGCCTCACGCAAGCTGAAGCGGAAGCATTCTGGCGCGGGCAGCTGGCCGGCCTGGCCGACGGCAGCCGCCATCTCCTCGTTGCCGATGACGGCGAGAAACTGGTCGGCACCGTGGTGCTGACCCTGGCGCCGCAGCCGAACCAGCCGCACCGCGCCGATGTCGGCAAGATGCTGGTGCTGTCGTCGTTGCGGCGGCAGGGGCTGGGCTGCAGGTTGCTCGAGGCGGTCGAGGCGCTGGCGCGGGCCAAGGGTCGCACCCTGCTGATGCTCGACACGACGACCGGTTCGTCCGGCGATAGGTTATATCGGTGCCGTGGGTGGGTAGAGTACGGCATCGTCCCCGCCCACGCCCTGTCAACTCTCGGCATCCCGACCGCGACGTCGTTTTTCTATAAGCAGATGTGA
- a CDS encoding SDR family oxidoreductase encodes MKVAIVTAGGSGMGAACARKLAADGYKVAILSSSGKGEALAKELGGIGVTGTNQSNDDLKRLVNETMATWGRVDALVNSAGHGPRDEILKITDEQWHTGMDVYLLSAIRPARLVAPIMAAQKSGSIVNISTAWAFEPSPLFPTSGVFRAGLAAFTKLFADKYAADNVRMNNVLPGWIDSLPEKDERREQVPMGRYGTADEIAATVAFLVSDGAGYITGQNLKVDGGLMRGI; translated from the coding sequence ATGAAAGTAGCGATCGTGACGGCGGGCGGCAGCGGCATGGGCGCGGCCTGCGCGAGGAAACTGGCCGCCGACGGCTACAAGGTCGCGATCCTGTCGTCATCGGGCAAAGGCGAAGCGCTCGCCAAGGAACTCGGCGGCATCGGCGTCACCGGCACCAACCAATCGAACGACGATCTCAAGCGCCTTGTCAACGAGACGATGGCGACCTGGGGCCGCGTCGATGCGCTGGTGAACAGCGCCGGCCACGGGCCGCGCGACGAGATTCTGAAAATCACCGACGAGCAGTGGCACACCGGCATGGATGTGTACCTGCTCAGCGCGATCCGTCCGGCGCGGCTGGTGGCGCCGATCATGGCGGCGCAGAAGTCGGGTTCGATCGTCAACATCTCGACCGCCTGGGCGTTCGAGCCGAGCCCGCTGTTTCCGACCTCGGGCGTGTTCCGCGCCGGGCTCGCGGCCTTCACCAAATTATTCGCCGACAAATACGCCGCCGACAATGTGCGCATGAACAATGTGCTGCCGGGCTGGATCGATTCACTGCCGGAGAAGGACGAGCGCCGCGAACAGGTCCCGATGGGCCGCTACGGCACCGCCGACGAAATCGCCGCGACCGTGGCGTTCCTGGTCTCCGACGGCGCGGGCTACATCACCGGGCAGAATCTGAAGGTCGATGGCGGCCTGATGCGGGGGATTTGA
- a CDS encoding DUF2283 domain-containing protein, with protein MTPTIKYRPEDNAAYIRLSQENIIESAEVSPDIVFDYDAEGRIVGIEVLDARTHLSPALLTEAA; from the coding sequence ATGACGCCGACGATCAAATATCGGCCTGAGGATAATGCGGCCTATATCCGCTTGTCGCAGGAAAACATCATTGAGAGCGCCGAAGTCTCTCCCGACATCGTATTTGATTACGACGCCGAAGGGCGGATCGTCGGTATCGAAGTTCTCGATGCAAGGACGCACCTTTCGCCCGCGCTTCTCACCGAGGCGGCTTAG
- a CDS encoding plasmid stabilization protein, producing the protein MPRGSKAAYTGKQKRKAEHIEEGYEKRGVAHEEAERRAWATVNKESGGGKKSGSGRGKKESHASSRKGGKIGGRASASRSKAARSRSAKKAAATRKRRAS; encoded by the coding sequence ATGCCCCGCGGCAGCAAGGCGGCCTATACCGGCAAACAGAAGCGCAAGGCCGAACACATCGAAGAGGGCTACGAAAAGCGCGGCGTCGCGCACGAGGAAGCCGAGCGGCGCGCCTGGGCCACGGTTAACAAGGAATCCGGCGGCGGCAAGAAGTCCGGCTCGGGCCGCGGCAAGAAAGAGAGCCACGCTTCATCGCGCAAAGGCGGCAAGATCGGCGGCCGCGCTTCGGCCTCACGCTCCAAGGCGGCGCGCTCACGCTCGGCCAAGAAGGCGGCGGCCACGCGCAAGCGGCGGGCAAGCTAG
- a CDS encoding RraA family protein, with translation MLGVDDLARAKEKLYTPVLSDVLDSLGHTSQAMTPNIRPLDDTVVLIGRARTGAYMAVCDAGPEGENPYELEIRLIDDIKPGEIPVLGCAGNLTIAPWGELLTTATRMRGGVGCVTDGLCRDVRFIRELKFPVFCGGIGPLDSRGRGKMLEIDRPMACGGVKVRSGDIVFGDVDGVVVIPREIEEKVFEAAFRKVDGENRSRDELLQGRLLADVYAKYGIL, from the coding sequence ATGCTGGGCGTTGATGACTTGGCGCGGGCGAAGGAGAAGCTCTACACGCCCGTTCTCTCCGACGTGCTCGACAGCCTCGGCCACACATCGCAGGCCATGACGCCCAACATCCGGCCGCTCGACGACACCGTCGTGCTTATCGGCCGCGCGCGGACCGGCGCCTATATGGCGGTCTGCGATGCCGGGCCCGAGGGCGAGAACCCGTACGAACTCGAGATCAGGCTGATCGACGACATCAAGCCCGGCGAAATTCCGGTGCTCGGCTGCGCCGGCAATCTCACCATCGCGCCGTGGGGCGAATTGCTCACCACGGCGACCCGCATGCGCGGCGGCGTCGGCTGCGTCACCGACGGGCTGTGCCGCGACGTGCGCTTCATCCGCGAACTGAAATTTCCGGTGTTCTGCGGTGGCATCGGCCCGCTGGATTCGCGCGGCCGCGGCAAGATGCTTGAGATCGACCGGCCGATGGCATGCGGCGGCGTCAAGGTGCGCTCCGGCGATATCGTGTTCGGCGATGTCGACGGCGTGGTCGTCATCCCGCGCGAGATCGAGGAGAAGGTTTTCGAGGCGGCCTTCAGGAAGGTCGACGGCGAGAACCGCTCCCGCGACGAACTGCTCCAGGGCCGGCTGCTGGCGGATGTTTATGCGAAGTACGGGATTCTGTGA
- a CDS encoding L,D-transpeptidase → MRCVGVAVAVAFLGLAPSVAQAEIVITISKAQQRVAVAVDGAERFRWPVSTGRRGFDTPVGKFRPVRLEKNWYSRKYDWAPMPNSIFFYRGYAMHGTTEERNLGRRASHGCVRLSREHAATLFAMVRERGRANARIVVVNGPLPKQDYPAETPMAAVEQPADAAAALARATDDDVIQVTVTPDALPLAKPAVLTMAPPRDDAPAAMPLARPVARQARPARAEKFTSVGSEAAVLRGREAWLRSLDRKYGIVR, encoded by the coding sequence ATGCGTTGTGTAGGTGTTGCTGTCGCCGTCGCGTTCCTGGGACTCGCGCCGTCCGTCGCGCAGGCGGAAATCGTCATCACCATCAGCAAGGCGCAGCAGCGCGTCGCCGTCGCGGTCGATGGCGCGGAACGTTTCCGCTGGCCGGTGTCGACCGGCCGTCGCGGCTTCGACACGCCGGTCGGCAAGTTCCGTCCGGTGCGGCTCGAGAAGAATTGGTATTCGCGCAAATACGACTGGGCGCCAATGCCGAATTCGATCTTCTTCTACCGGGGCTATGCGATGCATGGCACGACGGAAGAGCGCAATCTCGGGCGCCGCGCCTCGCATGGCTGCGTACGGCTGAGCCGCGAGCACGCCGCGACATTGTTCGCCATGGTACGCGAGCGCGGCCGCGCCAATGCGCGCATTGTCGTCGTTAACGGGCCGCTGCCGAAACAGGACTATCCAGCCGAGACGCCAATGGCGGCGGTCGAGCAGCCGGCCGATGCCGCAGCGGCGCTCGCCCGCGCCACCGACGACGACGTTATTCAGGTGACGGTAACGCCCGACGCGCTGCCGCTGGCGAAGCCCGCCGTGCTGACGATGGCGCCGCCGCGTGACGATGCACCGGCCGCGATGCCGCTTGCACGGCCGGTGGCGCGACAGGCGCGGCCGGCCCGCGCCGAGAAGTTCACCTCGGTCGGGAGCGAGGCTGCGGTGCTGCGCGGGCGCGAAGCCTGGCTGCGCAGCCTCGACCGCAAATACGGGATCGTGCGCTAA
- a CDS encoding glycosyltransferase family 39 protein, with protein sequence MLRLIHLFKNLRASVADPANANVTVFFALIAYAAVWTAYGVITKGPAGFHPDMTEIIAWSRDFDFGTVKHPPLAAWLVRGWFEVFPVANWSYYLLAMLMPAITLWVIWLISAEYLPLEKRVAGVAIMTLIPFFSFHALKFNVNTVLMPLWALTTFFFLRSYTTRSPRAAAFAGIFAAAAMLGKYWSIFLIAGLIIAALASRRRSVYFRSAAPWVTVMVGAALIAPHFIWLVEHDFITFKYASAVHEAKSFSATIIAAIGYLAGSFGYVALPAIIVFVVARVKVTTLRDMAWPQDDDRRLVALAFWGPLLLPVVGALLARMEITSLWSMSAWTLLPILLLSSKDVTWRSVDSERVAAFAAGLPLLLLLAAPFIAAQSLPKGPPTAAVQAPLLAREVERLWHQMVPFPLRYVGGDGDIVLPVTAYAADRPRALVPGFILPPDPMALRHAGMVQLCFSGDEACLARAKAEIGGAPFQTNQTTIVQTPGRPGAEPRRYTIMVVPPRS encoded by the coding sequence ATGCTCCGACTGATCCATCTCTTCAAGAACCTGCGCGCTTCGGTCGCCGATCCGGCCAATGCCAATGTGACGGTGTTCTTTGCACTGATCGCCTATGCCGCGGTGTGGACTGCCTATGGCGTCATCACCAAAGGGCCGGCCGGCTTCCACCCCGACATGACTGAGATTATCGCGTGGTCACGCGATTTCGACTTCGGCACTGTCAAGCATCCACCACTGGCGGCCTGGCTGGTGCGCGGCTGGTTCGAGGTCTTCCCGGTCGCCAACTGGTCCTATTATCTGCTGGCGATGTTGATGCCGGCTATTACGCTGTGGGTCATCTGGCTCATCTCGGCCGAATATCTGCCGTTGGAGAAGCGCGTCGCCGGCGTCGCGATCATGACGCTGATCCCGTTCTTTTCCTTTCACGCGCTGAAGTTCAATGTGAACACGGTGCTGATGCCGCTGTGGGCACTCACCACATTTTTCTTCCTGCGTTCCTACACGACGCGCAGCCCGCGCGCTGCGGCCTTTGCCGGCATTTTTGCCGCCGCCGCCATGCTGGGCAAATACTGGTCGATCTTCCTCATCGCCGGCCTGATCATCGCCGCGCTCGCCAGCCGGCGGCGTAGCGTTTATTTCCGCTCGGCGGCGCCGTGGGTCACCGTGATGGTCGGCGCGGCGCTGATCGCGCCACACTTCATCTGGCTCGTCGAGCACGACTTCATCACGTTCAAATACGCCTCTGCCGTGCATGAAGCGAAATCGTTCTCTGCGACGATCATCGCCGCGATCGGCTATCTCGCCGGCTCGTTCGGCTATGTCGCGCTGCCGGCGATCATTGTGTTCGTGGTGGCGCGTGTGAAGGTCACAACTTTGCGCGACATGGCCTGGCCGCAGGACGATGACCGTCGGCTGGTGGCGCTGGCGTTCTGGGGACCGCTTCTGCTGCCGGTTGTGGGTGCGTTGCTGGCGCGGATGGAAATCACGTCGCTGTGGTCGATGTCGGCCTGGACCTTGCTGCCGATCCTGCTGCTGTCGTCGAAAGACGTCACCTGGCGTTCGGTCGATAGCGAACGCGTTGCCGCATTTGCGGCTGGGCTGCCGCTCCTTCTCCTGCTGGCCGCACCGTTCATCGCAGCGCAGAGCCTGCCTAAAGGTCCGCCGACCGCCGCGGTGCAGGCACCGCTGCTGGCCCGCGAGGTCGAGCGGCTGTGGCACCAGATGGTGCCGTTTCCGCTGCGCTATGTCGGTGGCGATGGCGACATCGTGCTGCCGGTAACGGCTTATGCTGCCGATCGCCCGCGCGCGCTCGTTCCGGGCTTCATTCTGCCGCCAGATCCGATGGCGTTGCGGCATGCCGGCATGGTGCAACTGTGCTTCTCCGGGGACGAAGCTTGTCTGGCCCGCGCCAAGGCCGAGATCGGCGGTGCGCCGTTCCAGACCAACCAGACCACCATCGTACAGACGCCGGGCCGGCCTGGCGCCGAGCCGCGACGTTATACGATCATGGTGGTACCGCCGCGGTCGTGA
- a CDS encoding L,D-transpeptidase, with protein MRRLAVALFVLALSLAAHAAQAGIVVTVNKSAQELTVEVDGVTQYRWPVSTARWGYNTPNGTYRPQRLERQWYSRKYDWSPMPYSIFFAGGYAIHGSNEISRLGRPASHGCIRLHPKNAAVLFDLVKRNPGATRIDIVGGRPDAAPEKSPRRTGPQVEFRPRKRVMHEERIVRRRAVPAEESFEEIFLEPPRYRSRRAVQWDDF; from the coding sequence ATGCGTCGTCTGGCCGTCGCTCTTTTCGTGCTCGCGTTGTCGCTCGCCGCTCATGCGGCGCAGGCGGGCATTGTCGTTACCGTGAACAAATCGGCGCAGGAGCTGACCGTCGAAGTCGACGGCGTCACGCAATATCGCTGGCCGGTCTCAACCGCGCGCTGGGGCTACAATACCCCCAACGGCACCTATCGGCCGCAGCGCCTCGAGCGGCAGTGGTACTCGCGCAAATACGACTGGTCGCCGATGCCCTATTCGATCTTCTTTGCCGGCGGCTACGCCATTCACGGCAGCAATGAGATTTCGCGCCTCGGCCGCCCGGCCTCGCACGGCTGCATCCGCCTGCATCCGAAGAACGCCGCAGTGCTGTTCGATCTCGTCAAGCGCAACCCCGGCGCAACCCGCATCGACATCGTCGGCGGGCGGCCGGACGCGGCGCCGGAAAAATCACCGCGCCGCACCGGCCCGCAGGTCGAGTTCCGCCCGCGCAAGCGCGTGATGCATGAAGAGCGGATCGTGCGCCGCCGCGCCGTCCCTGCCGAGGAAAGCTTCGAGGAAATCTTTCTCGAGCCGCCGCGCTATCGTTCCCGTCGCGCCGTGCAATGGGATGATTTTTAA
- the mepA gene encoding penicillin-insensitive murein endopeptidase, with product MTYRAAIIGACFTLLVAGAFAVGQTLDGAPDASVSAPADQPSATRPAVIAPWTAPPATTTPPAAPPIDVVKPAAPEPAPAPVTTAPATDTPAPAVASPTPLPPEKPSIADKADRKDEPVPAKQLFSAEKLPSLGKAMAIGYYPRGCLQGGVALPVNGPTWQVMRLSRNRNWGHPSLVQFLERFAPAAAKATGWKGILVGDMAQPRGGPTPFGHMSHQTGLDVDVWFMPMPGHTLSSDEREKVSAINLVGTDWKSINPKTWTPQHYDFIRVAAQQPGVERVLVNAAIKKEMCRMQGAKHPDWMEKVRPWYAHHDHIHVRLECPADSPNCRPQPSVPDSDGCGAALDYWFSDKVLKPKPRPPGGKPPRPITLADLPPACKTVLAAPAKSPTE from the coding sequence ATGACCTATCGCGCTGCCATCATCGGTGCCTGCTTCACGCTGCTCGTTGCCGGCGCATTCGCCGTCGGGCAGACGCTTGATGGCGCGCCCGATGCTTCAGTCTCCGCGCCTGCCGATCAGCCGTCGGCGACACGGCCCGCCGTGATCGCGCCATGGACGGCGCCGCCTGCGACCACAACGCCGCCGGCCGCGCCGCCGATCGATGTGGTCAAGCCCGCAGCGCCAGAGCCCGCACCGGCGCCGGTGACGACAGCTCCGGCAACCGACACGCCCGCACCCGCCGTTGCGTCGCCGACGCCGCTGCCGCCGGAAAAGCCGAGCATCGCCGACAAGGCGGACAGGAAAGACGAACCGGTACCGGCCAAGCAACTCTTCTCCGCGGAGAAGCTGCCGAGCCTCGGCAAGGCCATGGCCATCGGCTATTACCCGCGCGGCTGTCTGCAAGGCGGCGTCGCATTACCAGTCAACGGCCCGACCTGGCAGGTCATGAGGCTGTCGCGCAACCGCAACTGGGGCCATCCAAGCCTCGTACAGTTTCTCGAACGCTTCGCGCCCGCCGCCGCCAAGGCAACCGGCTGGAAAGGCATTCTCGTCGGCGACATGGCGCAGCCGCGCGGCGGCCCAACCCCGTTCGGTCATATGAGCCACCAGACCGGCCTCGACGTCGATGTCTGGTTCATGCCGATGCCGGGCCACACCTTGTCGAGCGACGAGCGCGAGAAGGTGTCGGCGATCAATCTCGTTGGCACCGACTGGAAGAGTATCAATCCCAAGACCTGGACGCCGCAGCATTACGACTTCATCCGCGTCGCCGCGCAGCAGCCCGGTGTCGAGCGCGTGCTGGTCAATGCCGCGATCAAGAAGGAAATGTGCCGGATGCAGGGCGCCAAGCATCCGGACTGGATGGAAAAGGTGCGGCCCTGGTATGCGCACCATGATCACATCCATGTGCGGCTCGAATGCCCGGCGGATTCGCCCAACTGCCGCCCACAGCCCTCAGTGCCGGACAGCGATGGCTGCGGCGCCGCGCTCGATTACTGGTTCTCCGACAAGGTTCTCAAGCCCAAGCCGCGACCGCCGGGCGGCAAGCCGCCGCGGCCTATCACGCTCGCCGATCTGCCGCCGGCCTGCAAAACCGTGCTCGCCGCACCGGCCAAGTCGCCCACCGAATAA
- a CDS encoding protein secretion chaperonin CsaA, with protein MSVKPIADFSHFDALDIRVGRIVKVEEAQTKKPTWRLTIDFGGDIGTKVSCGAYRNYPKDALLGRQVLAVVNFAPRKMGPEVSEVLTLGVPGADGATIYVTPQQEVELGVALF; from the coding sequence ATGAGCGTCAAACCCATCGCCGATTTCTCGCATTTCGATGCGCTCGATATCCGCGTCGGCCGCATCGTCAAGGTCGAGGAGGCGCAGACGAAGAAGCCGACCTGGCGTTTGACCATCGACTTCGGCGGCGATATCGGCACCAAGGTGTCGTGCGGCGCCTATCGCAATTATCCGAAGGACGCGCTGCTGGGCCGGCAGGTGCTCGCGGTCGTCAACTTTGCGCCGCGCAAGATGGGGCCCGAGGTCTCCGAGGTGCTGACGCTCGGCGTGCCGGGCGCGGACGGCGCGACGATCTATGTCACGCCGCAACAGGAGGTCGAACTCGGCGTCGCCTTGTTCTAG
- a CDS encoding helix-turn-helix domain-containing protein — protein sequence MEQVDDRTGELDRAIGAQVRALRSARGLTLEALADKAGVSRAMLSRIERGESNPTAQLLGRVCAGLDVTLSALFAETERAASPLSRRADQSVWRDPGSGYVRRVVTPPNCGSAADIVDVEFPPGASVTMESSRNPAMDQQIVLLSGRMDITAGDTTHRLEAGDGLYTPLGQPVSFHNPGTKAAHYLVVVAPGGPRY from the coding sequence ATGGAACAGGTCGACGACCGGACTGGTGAACTGGACCGTGCCATCGGCGCCCAGGTGCGGGCGTTGCGCTCGGCGCGCGGCCTGACTTTGGAGGCGCTGGCGGACAAGGCGGGAGTCAGCCGCGCCATGCTGTCGCGCATCGAGCGCGGCGAGTCGAACCCCACCGCGCAACTGCTCGGCCGTGTCTGCGCCGGGCTCGACGTCACTTTGTCGGCGCTCTTTGCGGAGACCGAGCGCGCGGCTTCGCCACTGTCACGCCGCGCCGATCAGTCGGTGTGGCGCGATCCCGGCAGCGGCTATGTGCGGCGCGTGGTCACGCCGCCGAATTGCGGTTCAGCCGCCGACATTGTCGATGTCGAGTTTCCGCCTGGTGCTTCGGTGACGATGGAATCATCGCGCAACCCTGCGATGGATCAGCAGATCGTGCTGCTCTCGGGCCGCATGGACATCACGGCCGGTGACACGACGCACCGCCTCGAGGCAGGCGACGGCCTGTACACGCCCCTTGGCCAGCCTGTTTCATTTCACAATCCGGGGACAAAGGCCGCGCATTACCTGGTCGTCGTCGCGCCTGGTGGGCCGCGTTATTGA
- the lepA gene encoding translation elongation factor 4 produces MTAVPIQNIRNFSIVAHIDHGKSTLADRLIQLTGGLDAREMAGKEQVLDNMDIEKERGITIKAQTVRLNYKARDGKDYILNLIDTPGHVDFAYEVNRSLAACEGSLLVVDASQGVEAQTLANVYHALDAGHEIVPVLNKVDLPAAEPEKIKKQIEDVIGLDASNAVMISAKTGLGVPDVLEAIVTRLPPPKGDRDAPLKALLVDSWYDPYLGVVVLVRIVDGVLKKGQRIRMIGIDASYEVDRTGVFKPKLTIVDELGPGEIGMLTASIKEVADTRVGDTITDERNPVDEPLPGFKPSIPVVFCGLFPVDAAQFEDLRAAMGKLRLNDASFSFEMETSAALGFGFRCGFLGLLHLEIIQERLEREFNLDLIATAPSVIYKMNLRDGTQIELHNPVDMPDVMKILTIEEPWIEATILTPDEYLGAVLKLCQDRRGTQKELTYVGSRAMVKYELPLNEVVFDFYDRLKSVSKGYASFDYALTDYREADLVKMSILVNDEPVDALSMLVHRSRAESRGRGMVEKLKELIPPHMFQVPIQAAIGGKIIARETVRAMRKDVTAKCYGGDATRKRKLLDKQKKGKKKMRQYGKVDIPQEAFIAALKVDT; encoded by the coding sequence ATGACGGCCGTGCCCATTCAAAACATCCGCAATTTCTCCATCGTCGCCCATATCGACCATGGCAAATCGACCCTCGCCGATCGGCTGATCCAGCTCACGGGCGGCCTCGACGCGCGCGAAATGGCCGGCAAGGAGCAGGTTCTCGATAATATGGATATCGAGAAGGAGCGCGGCATTACCATCAAGGCGCAGACCGTGCGCCTGAACTACAAGGCCCGTGACGGCAAAGATTACATCCTCAACCTGATCGACACCCCCGGCCATGTCGACTTTGCCTATGAGGTGAACCGCTCGCTGGCCGCCTGCGAAGGCTCGCTGCTGGTGGTCGATGCCTCACAGGGCGTCGAGGCGCAGACGCTCGCCAACGTTTATCACGCGCTCGATGCCGGCCACGAAATCGTGCCGGTGCTGAACAAGGTCGATCTGCCCGCCGCCGAACCGGAAAAGATCAAGAAACAGATCGAGGACGTCATCGGTCTCGACGCCTCGAACGCGGTGATGATCTCGGCCAAGACCGGCCTCGGCGTCCCCGATGTGCTTGAGGCCATTGTCACCCGCCTGCCGCCACCGAAGGGCGACCGCGATGCGCCGCTGAAAGCGCTGCTGGTCGACAGCTGGTACGACCCCTATCTCGGCGTGGTCGTTCTCGTGCGCATTGTCGATGGCGTGTTGAAGAAGGGCCAGCGCATCCGCATGATCGGCATCGATGCGTCTTATGAAGTCGACCGCACCGGCGTGTTCAAGCCGAAACTGACCATCGTCGATGAGCTCGGCCCCGGCGAGATCGGCATGTTGACCGCCTCGATCAAGGAAGTGGCCGATACGCGCGTCGGCGACACCATCACCGACGAGCGCAATCCGGTCGACGAGCCCCTGCCCGGCTTCAAGCCGTCGATCCCGGTGGTGTTCTGCGGTCTGTTCCCGGTCGATGCGGCGCAGTTCGAGGACTTGCGCGCGGCGATGGGCAAGCTGCGGCTCAACGACGCCTCGTTCAGCTTTGAAATGGAAACCTCGGCCGCTCTCGGCTTCGGCTTCCGCTGCGGTTTTCTCGGCCTGCTGCATCTCGAAATCATCCAGGAGCGGCTGGAACGCGAATTCAATCTTGATCTGATCGCGACAGCGCCGTCGGTCATCTACAAGATGAACCTGCGCGACGGCACGCAGATCGAATTGCACAATCCGGTCGACATGCCGGATGTGATGAAGATTCTCACCATCGAGGAACCGTGGATCGAAGCGACGATCCTGACGCCGGACGAATATCTCGGCGCGGTGCTCAAGCTGTGTCAGGACCGCCGCGGCACGCAGAAGGAGCTGACCTATGTCGGCTCGCGCGCCATGGTGAAATACGAACTGCCGCTGAACGAAGTGGTGTTCGATTTCTACGACCGCCTGAAATCGGTGTCGAAGGGCTATGCCTCGTTCGACTACGCGCTCACCGACTATCGCGAGGCCGATCTCGTGAAGATGTCGATCCTCGTCAATGACGAGCCGGTCGACGCGCTGTCGATGCTGGTGCATCGCAGCCGCGCCGAATCGCGCGGCCGCGGCATGGTGGAGAAGCTGAAAGAACTGATCCCGCCGCACATGTTCCAGGTGCCGATCCAGGCCGCCATCGGCGGCAAGATCATCGCCCGCGAAACCGTGCGTGCCATGCGCAAGGACGTGACCGCCAAGTGCTACGGCGGCGACGCCACCCGCAAGCGCAAGCTTCTGGACAAGCAGAAGAAGGGCAAGAAGAAGATGCGCCAGTACGGCAAGGTGGACATTCCGCAAGAGGCGTTCATCGCGGCACTCAAGGTGGATACCTGA
- a CDS encoding glycosyltransferase has protein sequence MAQDTLENTAAQHARMPQVDAPALVPAIEAAPELTVILPTFNEHRNVPVVVERLSRALAGIDWEVIIVDDNSPDGTSAVARAIGAQDRRVRCIRRVGRRGLAGACIEGMLASQAKFVAVMDADGQHDETVLARMVATLRDGNTDLVVASRYIDGTTDTGFSAGRAKASQWSTALARKLLKVELTDPMSGFFMLRRDVIDDMAPKLSTQGFKILLDIAATGRDVLRVTELPYVFGARLAGESKLDARVALDFGQLLLAKLSNDTISYRFVLFCLVGATGIGAHMAMLTALHALGVPGFGLQQTIATVVAIAWNYVFNNAFTYRDQRLTGWAFFRGLVEFELICSVGAISNIGIASLLYSGGPSWWIAGLGGAVMGAVWNYAVSAAVVWKAQ, from the coding sequence ATGGCTCAGGACACTCTGGAAAACACGGCGGCTCAGCACGCCCGCATGCCGCAAGTCGATGCGCCGGCGCTGGTGCCCGCGATTGAAGCCGCGCCTGAACTCACGGTCATTCTGCCGACCTTCAACGAGCACCGGAATGTGCCGGTGGTGGTCGAACGCCTGTCGCGGGCGCTCGCCGGCATCGACTGGGAAGTCATCATCGTCGACGACAATTCGCCGGACGGCACCAGCGCCGTGGCCCGCGCCATCGGCGCGCAGGACCGCCGCGTGCGCTGCATCCGCCGGGTCGGCCGCCGCGGCCTCGCCGGAGCCTGTATCGAGGGCATGCTGGCCTCGCAGGCGAAATTCGTCGCGGTGATGGATGCCGACGGCCAGCATGACGAGACCGTACTGGCGCGGATGGTCGCGACCTTGCGCGACGGCAACACCGACCTGGTCGTCGCCTCGCGCTACATCGACGGCACCACGGATACCGGCTTTTCTGCCGGCCGTGCCAAGGCGAGCCAGTGGTCCACGGCGCTGGCGCGCAAGCTGCTCAAGGTCGAACTGACCGATCCGATGAGCGGCTTTTTCATGCTCCGCCGCGACGTGATCGACGACATGGCACCGAAGCTGTCGACGCAGGGCTTCAAGATCCTGCTCGACATCGCCGCCACCGGCCGCGATGTCCTGCGCGTGACAGAACTGCCTTACGTGTTCGGCGCGCGGCTCGCCGGCGAGAGCAAGCTCGATGCCCGCGTCGCCCTCGATTTCGGGCAACTGCTGCTGGCCAAGCTCAGCAACGACACGATCTCCTACCGTTTCGTGCTGTTCTGCCTGGTCGGAGCGACCGGCATCGGCGCACACATGGCAATGCTCACCGCGCTCCACGCGCTCGGCGTGCCCGGCTTCGGTCTGCAGCAGACCATCGCCACCGTGGTCGCCATCGCCTGGAACTACGTCTTCAACAACGCCTTCACCTACCGCGACCAGCGGCTGACCGGCTGGGCCTTTTTCCGGGGCCTGGTCGAGTTTGAACTGATCTGCTCGGTCGGCGCGATTTCCAATATCGGCATCGCCAGCCTGCTCTATTCCGGAGGGCCGAGCTGGTGGATCGCAGGCCTGGGTGGCGCGGTGATGGGTGCGGTGTGGAATTACGCCGTCTCCGCCGCGGTGGTCTGGAAGGCGCAGTAA